A region of the Conyzicola lurida genome:
CGGACTCGTCCGCGGCCAGGAAGTCCGCGACACCGGCGAGTCGATCACGGTCCCCGTGGGCGACGTCACCAAAGGCAAGGTCTTCAACGTCATCGGCGACATCCTCAACAACGAGGGCAACGAGCCGATCGAGATCACCGAGCGCTGGTCCATCCACCGCAAGCCGCCAGCATTCGACCAGCTCGAGTCGAAGACCGAGCTGTTCGAGACCGGTATCAAGGTCATCGACCTTCTGACGCCGTACGTGCTCGGCGGAAAGATCGGCCTCTTCGGTGGTGCCGGTGTCGGTAAGACCGTCCTCATCCAGGAGATGATCCAGCGCGTCGCGCAGGACCACGGTGGAGTTTCCGTGTTCGCCGGTGTCGGCGAGCGCACCCGTGAGGGCAACGACCTCATCGCCGAGATGGAAGAGGCCGGCGTCTTCGACAAGACCGCCTTGGTCTTCGGCCAGATGGACGAGCCGCCGGGAACGCGTCTCCGCGTCGCCCTGTCGGCGCTGACGATGGCGGAGTACTTCCGCGACGTGAAGAACCAGGACGTCCTGCTCTTCATCGACAACATCTTCCGCTTCACGCAGGCCGGTTCCGAGGTGTCGACCCTTCTGGGCCGCATGCCTTCCGCCGTGGGTTACCAGCCGACCCTCGCCGACGAGATGGGTGTGCTCCAGGAGCGCATCACCTCGACGCGTGGTCGCTCGATCACCTCGCTGCAGGCCATCTACGTGCCCGCCGACGACTACACCGACCCCGCGCCGGCTACGACGTTCGCCCACCTCGACGCCACCACTGAGCTCAGCCGCGAGATCGCGTCGAAGGGCCTCTACCCGGCCGTCGACCCGCTCACCTCCACGAGCCGCATCCTCGACCCCCGCTACCTGGGTGCCGACCACTACCGCGTCGCGACCACCGTGAAGGCGATCCTCCAGAAGAACAAGGAACTCCAGGAGATCATCGCGATCCTCGGTGTTGACGAGCTCTCCGAAGAAGACAAGATCACAGTGTCGCGCGCACGCCGCATCCAGCAGTTCCTGTCGCAGAACACCTACATGGCGAAGAAGTTCACCGGTGTCGAGGGTTCGACCGTCCCGCTCAAGGACACGATCGAGTCGTTCGACGCGATCACCAAGGGTGAGTTCGACCACGTCGCAGAGCAGGCGTTCTTCAACGTCGGTTCCATCTCCGACGTCGAAGAGCAGTGGGCGAAGATCCAGAAGGAGAACGGCTAACCATGGCCGAACTCAAGGTCAGCGTCGTCTCCGCGGACAGCGAGGTATGGTCCGGGCTGGCGAAGCGCGTCGTCGCACGCACCACCGAGGGTGAGATCGGAATCCTTCCCGATCACGAGCCGATCCTGGCGATTCTCGGTGCGGGCGAAGTCCGCGTCACGGCTGTCGACGGTTCTGTGATCAAGGCGAACGCCGAAGACGGCTTCCTCTCGGTGGAGAACAACTCCGTGACCATCGTCGCGCGTAACGCGGAACTGGTCTAACGACGGTGCTCGTGGCGATGGCCGGTCTTCCGGGAACCGGAAAATCGGCCATCGCCGAGCTCGTCGGTGCGCGGCTACTCAAGCCGGTTGTGTCGGTCGATCCCATCGAGTCCGCGATTCTGCGGGCCGGGATCGACAACGACCAGCCGACGGGGCTAGCCGCGTATCTCGTTGCCGAGACTCTCGCCGACTCCGTCCTCCGGTCGGGCCACGGAGCGATTGTCGACGCGGTGAACGCGGTCGATCCGGCCCGCGAGCAGTGGGTCGCCCTCGCGGCCCGGCACAACGAACCCCTCGTCTTCATCGAGGTCGTCTGCTCCGACCTCGCGCTCCACCGCTCCCGGCTCGAAGCCCGGGAGCGCAACCTCCCGCACGTCTCGGAGCCCTCGTGGTTTGCGGTCGAGCAGAGCCTCGACGAGTACTCCGTCTGGTCCGGCACCAGCGGCTCGGTGCCGCGGCTCACGCTCGACTCGGTCGAACCGCTCGACGCGCTCGTCGACCGGGCCATCGAGTTCATCGTCACCGCTCGCGGCTACACCGCACCGGGTCCGGGCCGTTCCGGTACCCCCACTACTTAGGACCCGATGTTCGTACTGCTTCCCCCGTCCGAGACGAAGCGGGACGGCGGATTCCCCGGAGCTCTCGAGCTGTCGACGCTGCGGTTCCCGCACCTCGCCGGCGAACGCCGTTCGGTGCTCGACGCCGTCGCAGAGCTGTCGCTGGATGTCGCTGCCGCTTCCACCGCACTGGGACTCGGTCCCACGCAGGCCGCCGAGGTCGAGCGCAACCGGCGCATCCCGTCGGCGCCGGTGATGCCGGCGATCGAGCGATACACCGGAGTGCTCTACGACGGACTCGAGACCTCGCGGCTGAGCGTGGGGGAGCGGGCCTGGGTCGACCGCCACGTGCTCATCAACTCCGCCCTGTTCGGGCTGATCGGTGCCGGCGACGCCATCCCCGCCTACCGGTTGTCGCACGACTCGCGCCTGCCCGGTCTGCCGCTGAAGAAACACTGGCGTCGTTCCCTCCAGGCCGTGCTCGCCGACGAGCCCGGTCTGCTGCTCGACCTGCGTTCCGAGTCCTACTCGGCGCTCGGACCGCTGCCGGCACGCGACGACGCGGTCTACCTGCGCGTCGTGACGCAGACCGCGACCGGGCAGAAGAAGGCGCTCACCCACTTCAACAAGAAGGGAAAGGGCGTCTTCGTGCGGCAACTGGCCGCCGCGGGGCTCGACCACGGCAGCGTCGACGAGCTCCTCGAATGGGCGTCGGCCAGCGGCATCCGTCTCGACCGGGGTGCACCCGGCGAACTCGAGCTGACGGTCTGAGCCCGGGTCGCGGGTGCGCCGTTTAGAGTGAGCGGACGCGACATCCGGAGCAGTGCGGGGGACCCATGACGACCTATACCGACTACGGCAGCGGCGACGGGGTAACGTACGGCGCCATCCTCGCGGTCTGGGCGATCGTGCTCGTGTCGTCGCTCGTGTTCGCGGCGATCATCTACGTGCTGATCGCCATCCCGCTCGCCGCGCTGTTCGCGAAGGCGGGGGTCGAGCCGTGGAAGGCGTGGGTGCCGTTCTACAGCACCTACACCTGGCTTCAGCTCGGCGGGCAGAACGGCCACTGGGTGTGGCTGAGCCTCGTTCCCTACGGCAGTGTGGTGACCTCGGTGTTCCTCTACATCGGGATGTACCGCACGGGAATCGCCTTCGGCAAAGACTCCGGGTTCCTCGTGCTCGGTATCGTGCTGCCGGTCGTCTGGCTGTTCATCCTCGGGTTCGGCAAGGACGAGTACCGTCCCGACCGCATCGCCCAGGCCGGCTACGGCGGACCGCTGGTCGGGTTCGGTGCCGGTGACGGGTCGCCGGTGCCATACCGCCCGACAGCCTGACCGGGTTCTCGCGGGTCAGTCGGGCTGTCGCTGGGGCGGTCGCTGCCGGGCGCGGTGCCGACGCACGGCGTCCCTGCTCGCGCAGCGCGGCGAGCAATAGCGCTGCGTGCCGGTGCGTGACGTGTCGACGACGACCCGGGTGCACGGGCTCGCGGCGCAGCGGCCGAGGCGCCCCATTCCCCGTGTCGTGAGGTGCAGGGCCGTTCCCACGCTGAACACCGCCCGCAGCACCCGCGGCAGATCGTCGTCGACGTCGCGGTAGTGCAGGTGCCACCCCTCGCCATCGTGGTCGGTCAGGCGCGGGAACGCGGTGGCGGCCGCCATCTGCTCGTTGAGGAGCGACGCGCGCTCGGCGGGATCGGTGGCGTCGACGATCCCGAGCCAGTCGTCGAGGACCGCGCGGCACCGGGCGTGGTCCTCGGGCCGCTCCGGGAACGGCATGGTCATGCCGAACTCGCGCGTGCGGGCGACGATCCCGTCGCGGTTGTCCGGCCAGTCGTCGGCCAGCGAGCGGGCGAGGTGCACCGCGTACTCGCCGTAAGGGTTGAGCTGCATAAGGGTATTACATCAGGGTTGGCAGTATGCCGCTCTTCTCGATATCGCTGCCTGTCTCGTTGTCCGTGCCCGTGTGGTTGTCTTTGCCTGTCTCGTTGTCCTTGCCCGTCTCGTCCTTACCCGTGTCGGGAACCTCCGTCGTCGGCATGGCGCTGACCGCGCTGGTGATGGTCCTGACGCCGGGGCCGAACATGATCTACCTGGTCTCGCGCAGCATCGGCCAGGGCCGGAGCGCCGGATTGATCTCGCTGGCGGGCACCGGGGTCGGATTCCTCGTCTACCTGGTGGCGGCGAACGTCGGCCTCGCGGTCGTGTTCGTCGCCGTGCCCTGGCTGTACATCGGGTTGAACGCGGCCGGCGTGGTCTACCTGGGCTATCTCGCCTGGCAGGCGCTCCGCCCGGGCGGACGGGGAGTCTTCGACGTTCGGGATCTGTCCGGCGACAGCCCGGCCAGGCTGTTCCGGATGGGACTGGTCACGAACCTGCTCAACCCCAAGGCCGCGATCATGTACCTGACGCTCATCCCACAGTTCGTCGACCCCGGCCGCGGCTCTCCAGTGGCGCAGGGATTGGTGCTCGGCGGAATCCAGATCGCCATCAGCCTCACCGTCAACGCCGCGATCGTGGTCGCTGCCGGCACCGTCGCGACGTTTCTCGTCCGACGACCGCGCTGGGCGCGCTGGCAGAGACGCGTCACCGGCACACTCCTCGGCGCGGTCGCGCTGCTGCTCGCCCGCGAGGTGCCGGACCGGGCGAGAGTGTGAGGCGCCGGGTTCGACCGCGCCGCGGCCCGGATGCCACCGGGCGCTGGCCGGGGTGCGGTCGCGCGCCGGCCCGACTAGGCCGCGCCGACTGCCCCGGCCTCGGCGGCGCGGAAGCAGCCCGCGACGTGGTCGTCGACCATGCCGCTCGACTGCATCAGGGCGTAGAGAGTCGTCGGCCCGACGAACCGGAACCCCAGCGCGCGCAGTGCCCTGCTCATCGCCGTCGACTCCGGCGTCACCGCCGGGATGTCGGCGAGCGTGGCCGGCGGCGCCGCCCGGGGAGACGGTGCGAAGCTCCAGAGCAGCTCGTCGAGCGCGCCGGGGTGGTCGCGCACGAGACCGAGCGTGATGGCCGCGTTGCCGATCGTGGCCTCGATCTTGGCGCGGTTGCGGATGATTCCCGTGTCGAGCATCAGCTCGTCGGCCTCGGCGGGGGTCAGCGCAGCGACCCGGGCGATATCGAAGCCGTGGAACGCGGCGCGGAAGTTCTCGCGGCGCCGGAGGATCGTGATCCAGGAGAGCCCGGCCTGGAAGCCCTCGAGACTGATCTTCTCGAACAGCGGCCGGTCGCCGTGCAGGGGAGTACCCCACTCCTCATCGTGGTACCGCGTGTACTCCGCGTCGGTACCCGCCCACCCGCAGCGGGCCACGCCGTCGTCGCCGGTGACGACGCTCGCCAGCTCGCGGATGGTGCGGGAGGGCGGTACCGCGACCGCGCGTGCCGCACTAGCCGGGGACTCAGACACCCGCGGCCACCACGGTCTTATGCACGATGCCCTCGTGGTCGAGCAGCCACACCTTGGTGGGGATGCCGTTGCCGCCGCTGT
Encoded here:
- the atpD gene encoding F0F1 ATP synthase subunit beta, translated to MTTSAPAATPDVETPTGVGRIARVTGPVVDIEFPHDSIPGIYNALKTTITIGDETNEITLEVAQHLGDDLVRAIALNPTDGLVRGQEVRDTGESITVPVGDVTKGKVFNVIGDILNNEGNEPIEITERWSIHRKPPAFDQLESKTELFETGIKVIDLLTPYVLGGKIGLFGGAGVGKTVLIQEMIQRVAQDHGGVSVFAGVGERTREGNDLIAEMEEAGVFDKTALVFGQMDEPPGTRLRVALSALTMAEYFRDVKNQDVLLFIDNIFRFTQAGSEVSTLLGRMPSAVGYQPTLADEMGVLQERITSTRGRSITSLQAIYVPADDYTDPAPATTFAHLDATTELSREIASKGLYPAVDPLTSTSRILDPRYLGADHYRVATTVKAILQKNKELQEIIAILGVDELSEEDKITVSRARRIQQFLSQNTYMAKKFTGVEGSTVPLKDTIESFDAITKGEFDHVAEQAFFNVGSISDVEEQWAKIQKENG
- a CDS encoding F0F1 ATP synthase subunit epsilon, with protein sequence MAELKVSVVSADSEVWSGLAKRVVARTTEGEIGILPDHEPILAILGAGEVRVTAVDGSVIKANAEDGFLSVENNSVTIVARNAELV
- a CDS encoding AAA family ATPase; translation: MAGLPGTGKSAIAELVGARLLKPVVSVDPIESAILRAGIDNDQPTGLAAYLVAETLADSVLRSGHGAIVDAVNAVDPAREQWVALAARHNEPLVFIEVVCSDLALHRSRLEARERNLPHVSEPSWFAVEQSLDEYSVWSGTSGSVPRLTLDSVEPLDALVDRAIEFIVTARGYTAPGPGRSGTPTT
- a CDS encoding YaaA family protein, whose amino-acid sequence is MFVLLPPSETKRDGGFPGALELSTLRFPHLAGERRSVLDAVAELSLDVAAASTALGLGPTQAAEVERNRRIPSAPVMPAIERYTGVLYDGLETSRLSVGERAWVDRHVLINSALFGLIGAGDAIPAYRLSHDSRLPGLPLKKHWRRSLQAVLADEPGLLLDLRSESYSALGPLPARDDAVYLRVVTQTATGQKKALTHFNKKGKGVFVRQLAAAGLDHGSVDELLEWASASGIRLDRGAPGELELTV
- a CDS encoding DUF5684 domain-containing protein; translated protein: MTTYTDYGSGDGVTYGAILAVWAIVLVSSLVFAAIIYVLIAIPLAALFAKAGVEPWKAWVPFYSTYTWLQLGGQNGHWVWLSLVPYGSVVTSVFLYIGMYRTGIAFGKDSGFLVLGIVLPVVWLFILGFGKDEYRPDRIAQAGYGGPLVGFGAGDGSPVPYRPTA
- a CDS encoding CGNR zinc finger domain-containing protein, encoding MQLNPYGEYAVHLARSLADDWPDNRDGIVARTREFGMTMPFPERPEDHARCRAVLDDWLGIVDATDPAERASLLNEQMAAATAFPRLTDHDGEGWHLHYRDVDDDLPRVLRAVFSVGTALHLTTRGMGRLGRCAASPCTRVVVDTSRTGTQRYCSPRCASRDAVRRHRARQRPPQRQPD
- a CDS encoding LysE family translocator, whose protein sequence is MSGTSVVGMALTALVMVLTPGPNMIYLVSRSIGQGRSAGLISLAGTGVGFLVYLVAANVGLAVVFVAVPWLYIGLNAAGVVYLGYLAWQALRPGGRGVFDVRDLSGDSPARLFRMGLVTNLLNPKAAIMYLTLIPQFVDPGRGSPVAQGLVLGGIQIAISLTVNAAIVVAAGTVATFLVRRPRWARWQRRVTGTLLGAVALLLAREVPDRARV
- a CDS encoding DNA-3-methyladenine glycosylase I, which codes for MASVVTGDDGVARCGWAGTDAEYTRYHDEEWGTPLHGDRPLFEKISLEGFQAGLSWITILRRRENFRAAFHGFDIARVAALTPAEADELMLDTGIIRNRAKIEATIGNAAITLGLVRDHPGALDELLWSFAPSPRAAPPATLADIPAVTPESTAMSRALRALGFRFVGPTTLYALMQSSGMVDDHVAGCFRAAEAGAVGAA